From Variovorax sp. PMC12, the proteins below share one genomic window:
- a CDS encoding FecR domain-containing protein, translating into MMKSGFELTPDGIGAPSRSEAEVRKEAIAWYARLCSGDATEADRENWRRWHRAHPDHQRAWQRFEAMQATFKRVPAHVAASTLRAAHADRRRVLRGIAVLAGGGSLAYVSWQVAGTDGGWRAWLADYRTGTGEQRSVTLADGSLLKLNTRTSVDVSIDAAHRLVTLREGEILAETARHRGLPGAARIDSRPFLVATPHGRILALGTRFTVRSDGARTVVSVLEDAVEVRASHAPGNVVRLEAGQQVAFTGDSVDAPQPADPASADWEHGSLVVNDWRLGDVVAELARYHRGRLACDPAVADIRVSGAFPVMDTGKALAVIVRAFPVRVSGLTRYWVSLVPA; encoded by the coding sequence ATGATGAAGTCCGGCTTCGAGCTGACGCCCGACGGCATCGGCGCGCCCTCGCGCAGCGAAGCCGAGGTCCGCAAGGAGGCCATCGCCTGGTACGCCCGGCTGTGCTCCGGCGATGCCACCGAGGCCGACCGCGAGAACTGGCGCCGTTGGCATCGCGCTCACCCCGACCACCAGCGCGCCTGGCAGCGCTTCGAGGCCATGCAGGCGACGTTCAAGCGCGTGCCGGCGCACGTGGCGGCCTCCACGCTGCGGGCTGCGCATGCCGACCGGCGCCGGGTGCTGCGCGGCATTGCCGTGCTGGCGGGCGGTGGTTCGCTGGCATACGTGTCGTGGCAGGTGGCCGGCACCGACGGCGGCTGGCGCGCCTGGCTGGCCGACTACCGCACGGGCACCGGCGAGCAGCGTTCCGTCACGCTGGCCGACGGCTCGCTGCTGAAGCTCAACACCCGCACGTCGGTGGATGTGTCCATCGACGCCGCGCACAGGCTCGTCACCCTGCGCGAAGGCGAGATCCTGGCCGAGACGGCAAGGCACCGCGGCTTGCCGGGTGCGGCGCGCATCGACAGCCGCCCCTTCCTGGTCGCGACGCCGCATGGCCGCATCCTCGCGCTGGGTACGCGCTTCACGGTGCGCAGCGACGGCGCGCGCACGGTGGTGAGCGTGCTCGAAGACGCCGTCGAGGTCCGCGCCTCGCACGCGCCCGGCAACGTGGTGCGGCTGGAGGCCGGGCAGCAGGTGGCCTTCACCGGCGACAGCGTCGATGCGCCGCAGCCGGCCGATCCCGCATCGGCCGATTGGGAGCACGGCAGCCTCGTCGTCAACGACTGGCGGCTGGGCGACGTGGTGGCCGAGCTTGCGCGCTACCACCGCGGCCGGCTGGCCTGCGACCCCGCCGTCGCGGACATCCGGGTGTCGGGCGCCTTTCCGGTCATGGACACCGGCAAGGCGCTGGCTGTCATCGTGCGGGCGTTTCCGGTGCGCGTGAGCGGCCTCACGCGCTATTGGGTGTCGCTGGTGCCTGCCTGA
- a CDS encoding sigma-70 family RNA polymerase sigma factor → MPAGEFALVQHEVQTLYSNHHGWLHAWLRKKLGCSHNAADLAHDTFVRLLSRREPVAAAEPRAYLATIAHGLVVDFHRRRALERAYLDTLAALPEPQLPSLEARAIVLEALVAIDAMLDGMKPPVRQAFMLSQLDGLTYAEIAARLGVTVRTVNNYMLKALEHCYMLAP, encoded by the coding sequence ATGCCGGCCGGCGAGTTCGCGTTAGTTCAGCACGAGGTGCAAACGCTCTACAGCAACCATCACGGATGGCTGCACGCCTGGCTGCGCAAGAAGCTGGGCTGCTCGCACAACGCCGCCGACCTGGCGCACGACACCTTCGTGCGGCTGCTGAGCAGGAGGGAGCCCGTTGCCGCGGCTGAACCGCGCGCCTACCTGGCCACCATCGCGCACGGGCTGGTCGTCGACTTCCACCGGCGCCGGGCACTGGAGCGTGCCTACCTCGACACCCTCGCCGCGCTGCCCGAACCCCAATTGCCGTCGCTCGAAGCGCGGGCCATCGTGCTCGAGGCGCTGGTGGCCATCGACGCCATGCTCGACGGCATGAAGCCGCCGGTGCGGCAGGCCTTCATGCTGTCGCAGCTCGACGGACTCACCTATGCGGAAATCGCCGCCCGCCTGGGCGTGACGGTGCGCACGGTCAACAACTACATGCTCAAGGCGCTCGAGCATTGCTACATGCTCGCGCCGTGA
- a CDS encoding co-chaperone GroES, whose protein sequence is MKLRPLADRVIVKRVDSETKTASGIVIPDAAAEKPDQGEVLAVGPGKRNDKGELAALTVKVGDRVLFGKYSGQTVKVGGDELLVMKEDDLFAVVEK, encoded by the coding sequence ATGAAACTTCGTCCTTTGGCCGATCGCGTGATCGTCAAGCGTGTTGACAGCGAAACCAAGACCGCCTCCGGCATCGTCATCCCCGACGCAGCCGCCGAGAAGCCCGATCAGGGCGAAGTCCTGGCCGTGGGCCCGGGCAAGCGCAACGACAAGGGCGAGCTGGCCGCACTGACCGTCAAGGTCGGCGACCGCGTCCTGTTCGGCAAGTACAGCGGCCAGACCGTCAAGGTCGGCGGCGACGAACTGCTGGTCATGAAGGAAGACGACCTGTTCGCGGTCGTCGAGAAGTAA